A stretch of the Gracilinanus agilis isolate LMUSP501 chromosome 4, AgileGrace, whole genome shotgun sequence genome encodes the following:
- the RPL23A gene encoding 60S ribosomal protein L23a, whose translation MAPKPKKEAVVPPKTEAKSKALKAKKAVLKGVHSHKKKKIRTSPTFRRPKTLRLRRQPKYPRKSAPRRNKLDHYAIIKFPLTTESAMKKIEDNNTLVFIVDVKANKHQIKQAVKKLYDIDVAKVNTLIRPDGEKKAYVRLAPDYDALDVANKIGII comes from the exons ATGGCGCCGAAGCCCAAGAAGGAAG CTGTTGTCCCCCCCAAGACAGAAGCCAAGTCCAAGGCCTTGAAGGCCAAGAAGGCAGTGTTGAAGGGTGTCCATAGCCACAAAAAGAAGAAGATCCGAACGTCTCCCACCTTCCGGCGACCCAAGACTCTAAGACTTCGGAGGCAGCCCAAATACCCCCGGAAAAGTGCTCCTCGAAGAAACAA gCTTGATCACTATGCCATCATTAAGTTTCCCCTGACCACTGAGTCTGCCATGAAGAAGATTGAGGACAACAACACTCTTGTCTTCATTGTGGATGTCAAAGCCAATAAGCATCAGATCAAGCAGGCAGTAAAGAAGCTGTATGACATTGATGTAGCCAAGGTCAACACACTGATCCG GCCTGATGGAGAGAAAAAGGCCTATGTCCGACTTGCTCCAGACTATGACGCGTTGGATGTTGCCAACAAA atTGGAATCATCTAA
- the RAB34 gene encoding ras-related protein Rab-34 has product MNILAPVRRDRVLAELPQCLKKEAALHSNRTFHPRVSSACQEQRTGTVGFKISKVIVVGDLSVGKTCLINRFCKDTFDKNYKATIGVDFEMERFEVLGVPFSLQLWDTAGQERFKCIASTYYRGAQAIIIVFNLNDVASLEHTKQWLADALKENDPSNVLLFLVGSKKDLSTPAQYVLMEKDAVKMAQEMKAEYWAVSSLTGENVREFFFRVAALTFEANVLAELEKTDARRIGDIVRISSNDSNLYLTTHKKRPKCCQWGLWGDDWHGQDREGTGGSLQLCSACWAPTCCPLAPSCCALHICVPSGKG; this is encoded by the exons ATGAACATCTTGGCTCCAGTGCGGAGGGACCGCGTCCTGGCCGAGCTGCCCCAG TGTCTGAAGAAGGAGGCTGCCCTGCACTCCAACAGAACTTTCCACCCGCGGGTCAGCAGCGCGTGCCAGGAGCAGAGGACAGGCACGGTGGG GTTTAAGATCTCCAAAGTCATTGTTGTGGGGGACCTGTCTGTGGGGAAGACTTGCCTCATTAACAG gTTTTGCAAAGACACTTTTGACAAGAATTACAAGGCTACCATTGGGGTGGACTTTGAGATGGAGAGGTTTGAGGTGCTGGGAGTCCCTTTCAGCCTACAGCT CTGGGACACTGCCGGGCAGGAGAGGTTCAAGTGCATCGCATCTACTTACTACCGAGGAGCCCAAG ccATCATCATCGTGTTCAACCTGAATGATGTGGCTTCCTTGGAACATACCAA ACAGTGGCTGGCTGATGCGCTGAAGGAGAACGACCCTTCCAACGTGCTTCTGTTCCTCGTGGGCTCTAAGAAGGACTTGAGC ACTCCAGCTCAGTATGTGCTGATGGAGAAGGATGCAGTCAAGATGGCCCAGGAAATGAAGGCCGAGTACTGGGCTGTTTCATCTCTCACCG GTGAGAATGTGCGAGAATTCTTCTTTCGTGTGGCAGCGCTGACGTTTGAGGCCAACGTGCTGGCTGAACTAGAGAAGACGGATGCCAGGCGGATTGGCGACATTGTCC GAATCAGCAGCAACGACAGCAACCTCTACCTGACGACCCACAAGAAGAGACCCAAATGTTGCCA GTGGGGACTTTGGGGAGATGACTGGCACGGCCAGGACAGAGAAGGGACAGGAGGGTCACTACAGCTTTGCTCTGCCTGCTGGGCACCTACCTGCTGCCCTCTTGCCCCATCATGCTGTGCCTTACACATTTGTGTGCCCTCTGGGAAGGGGTAA
- the TLCD1 gene encoding TLC domain-containing protein 1, which yields MPLPLSPLLLLLGTTLTFRAGLLVLSRLPLPVHVRGDPLHTWRWRNLLVSFAHSIVSGLWALLCVWQTPEMLVDIETKSSLSGYFLVCFSTGYFIHDSLDILLSKQAQASWEYLVHHVLAIFAFASGIFKGCFVAGGVLILFVEISNIFLTIRMMMKLSNHQDCVFYEINKYINLVMYFLFRLAPQAYLTRYFLRYLGQRTQGTFLLSILMMLDMMILIYFSRLLRSDFCSNGKASPYHSKNKFLTE from the exons ATGCCCCTGCCCCTGTCCCCCCTGCTGCTGTTGCTGGGCACCACGCTGACCTTCCGGGCCGGGCTGCTGGTGCTGTCCCGCCTTCCCCTGCCTGTCCACGTGCGGGGCGACCCCCTGCACACCTGGCGCTGGCGCAACCTGCTCGTCTCCTTCGCCCACTCCATAGTGTCCGGACTCTGGGCGCTGCTCTG TGTCTGGCAGACGCCGGAGATGCTGGTGGACATTGAGACCAAATCCTCTCTCTCCGGGTATTTCCTCGTCTGCTTCTCCACCG GCTATTTTATCCATGACTCGTTGGACATCCTGTTGAGCAAGCAGGCCCAGGCGTCTTGGGAATATCTGGTCCACCATGTCTTG GCCATCTTTGCCTTTGCCTCGGGCATCTTTAAGGGCTGCTTCGTGGCAGGTGGGGTCCTGATCCTCTTTGTGGAAATCAGCAACATCTTCCTTACAATAAGAATGATGATGAAGCTCAGCAACCATCAGGACTGTGTTTTCTACGAGATCAATAAGTACATCAACCTGGTCATGTACTTCCTGTTTCGCTTGGCCCCTCAAGCCTACCTCACCAGGTATTTCCTCCGCTATCTGGGCCAGAGGACACAGGGCACCTTTCTGCTCAGCATCCTGATGATGCTGGATATGATGATTCTCATCTATTTTTCTCGACTCCTTCGATCGGACTTCTGCTCAAATGGAAAGGCTTCCCCTTACCATAGCAAAAATAAGTTTCTGACTGAATAA
- the PROCA1 gene encoding protein PROCA1: protein MSSWGCWLGLPLLLTAVAGGLGGPGSRETAPHRVKRGFTYPGTLWCGAGSNAESYEQLGTRGLGEGGRARPGGASSSPALLLPGEYEETDRCCREHDQCQHVIDPFAVGYGHHNFRWHTVSHCDCDTRLKECLRQAKDAASRAVGQAFFNVIQAPCFELAYEEGCVERYWYGWCKSYGRVPRAVLRDPILYEFGGELLHAPSPTSPPAGRPSQHAPAGPRARNDEAAKKGRKKKRKKRKRKRKRGSAPTRGPGPRLAMELESRTPAAPHWGGHAAASFNDVLHHEPKAEEPTEVRTAGRPKRGRRKGHGRTEGHGRKAEPPRRTGGRSASGQRPAPA from the exons ATGAGCTCCTGGGGCTGCTGGCTGGGGCTGCCACTGCTGCTGACCGCTGTGGCCGGAGGCCTTGGTGGACCAGGAAGCCGAGAGACGGCACCGCATCGGGTCAAGAGAGGCTTCACTTACCCGGGCACACTGTGGTGTGGGGCAGGAAGCAATGCCGAGAGCTACGAGCAGCTGG GGACGAGAGGCCTGGGAGAAGGAGGCAGGGCCCGGCCCGGGGGCGCCTCGAGCTCCCCGGCTCTCCTCCTCCCAGGGGAGTACGAGGAGACGGACAGATGCTGTCGGGAGCATGACCAGTGCCAGCACGTCATCGACCCCTTCGCCGTGGGCTACGGCCATCACAACTTCCGCTGGCACACTGTCAGCCACTGCGACTGCGACACGAG GCTGAAGGAATGCCTGCGGCAGGCGAAGGATGCTGCGTCCCGAGCGGTGGGTCAAGCCTTCTTCAACGTGATCCAGGCGCCCTGCTTCGAGCTCGCCTACGAGGAGGGATGCGTGGAACGCTACTGGTACGGCTG GTGTAAGAGTTATGGCCGCGTGCCCCGGGCCGTGCTGCGTGACCCCATCCTCTATGAGTTTGGGGGGGAGCTCCTCCATGCCCcatcccccacctccccacccgcGGGCAGGCCCAGCCAGCACGCCCCAGCCGGGCCGCGGGCTCGGAATGATGAGGCCgctaagaaggggaggaagaagaaaaggaagaagaggaagaggaagaggaagaggggctCCGCACCCACACGAGGCCCGGGCCCCCGGCTGGCCATGGAGCTCGAGAGCAGAACCCCGGCGGCCCCACATTGGGGCGGCCACGCCGCTGCCAGCTTTAACGACGTCCTTCACCACGAGCCCAAAGCAGAGGAGCCGACAGAGGTCAGGACCGCCGGCCGGCCAAAGAGAGGCAGGAGGAAGGGGCACGGAAGAACGGAAGGGCACGGGAGGAAGGCTGAGCCTCCGCGGAGGACGGGGGGCAGGAGTGCCTCCGGCCAGCGTCCGGCCCCCGCCTAG